One part of the Capra hircus breed San Clemente chromosome 4, ASM170441v1, whole genome shotgun sequence genome encodes these proteins:
- the PON1 gene encoding serum paraoxonase/arylesterase 1 gives MAKLLVLTLLGLGLAFFRDHRSSYLARMNASREVKSVELPNCKLIKGIETGAEDLEILPNGLAFFSAGLRYPGVKSFEPDKPGKILLMDMNEEDPTVLELKMTGSNFDASSFNPHGISTFTDEDNTVYLLVVSHPDFKSTVELFKFQEEEKSLLHLKTIRHELLPNLNDLVAVGREHFYATNDHYFVDQYLRSWELYLGLAWSNVVYYSPDDVRVVASGFDFANGISMSPDRKYVYIAELLAHKIHVYEKHANWTLTPLKSLDCDTLVDNISVDPVTGDLWVGCHPNGMKIFSYDPENPPGSEVLQIQNILAEDPKVTVVYAEDGKVLHGSTVASVYKGKMLVGTVFQKALYCEL, from the exons agCAAGAATGAACGCTTCCCGAGAAGTAAAATCGGTAGAACTTCCTAACTGTAAATTAATAAAAGGAATAG AAACTGGCGCTGAAGACCTGGAGATACTTCCCAATGGACTCGCTTTCTTTAGCGCT GGATTACGATATCCTGGAGTAAAAAGCTTTGAACCTGATAAGCCTGGAAAAATACTTCTGATGGACATGAACGAAGAGGATCCTACAGTGTTGGAACTGAAGATGACTGGAAGTAACTTTGATGCGTCTTCATTTAACCCTCATGGCATCAGCACATTCACAGATGAAG ATAATACTGTGTACCTGCTGGTGGTGAGCCATCCAGATTTTAAGTCCACGGTTGAGTTGTTTAAAtttcaagaagaagaaaagtcgCTTTTGCATCTGAAAACCATCAGACATGAACTTCTGCCTAA TTTGAATGACCTTGTCGCTGTGGGCCGTGAACACTTCTATGCCACCAACGATCACTATTTTGTGGACCAGTACCTGAGATCCTGGGAATTATATTTGGGTCTAGCATGGTCAAATGTTGTTTACTACAGCCCAGATGACGTTCGAGTGGTGGCCAGTGGATTTGATTTTGCTAATGGAATCAGCATGTCACCTGACCGCAA GTATGTCTATATAGCTGAATTGCTGGCTCATAAGATTCATGTGTATGAAAAGCATGCTAATTGGACTTTAACTCCATTGAAG TCTCTGGACTGTGACACGCTCGTGGATAACATATCCGTGGACCCTGTGACAGGGGACCTGTGGGTTGGCTGCCACCCCAATGGCATGAAAATTTTCTCCTATGACCCAGAGAATCCTCCTGGATCAGAG GTGCTCCAAATCCAGAATATTTTAGCAGAAGACCCCAAAGTTACAGTGGTTTATGCAGAAGATGGTAAAGTGTTACATGGAAGTACGGTTGCTTCTGTGTACAAAGGGAAAATGCTGGTTGGAACCGTGTTCCAAAAAGCTCTTTACTGTGAGCTCTGA